The sequence below is a genomic window from Monodelphis domestica isolate mMonDom1 chromosome 2, mMonDom1.pri, whole genome shotgun sequence.
TAATTAAAATGGTATTACGAATCTTAGCAAATTTTAAGGTAACTTTTGATACTATTGCAGCTAAATGTACATGTATTCAAcaatactgaaaaaataaagtacaaatAATTCAAGttgaagagaatttaaaaaataaaatcaccttTCACTCATGATCTCATCTGAACCTTTTTGTTCTTCATattccattttatctttattaaCTTGGACCAATTCTTCACTTTCCCAAACTACTCCATCTTCTTGGATTTTCGGTCCTTGTctagtaatttttaattttcttttttttactttgtttttactgAACTCCTGGTATTGGTAAGGTCGACAGTCATTGTCCATTTCTTGATCTCTATTTTCATGCTGCTGAGTCAGTGTCAGTGAGTTAGAAATTTCAGATGGTGGATCTATTGCCATGCGCTTCACCTTTCTTCTTCTACGAAGAGTTCTGTTACCTAAATTATCTATAGCAAGATCTGACTCATGCCATAAGGGCCGTTTGCCTCTAACATTATTTAGATTGGATGAAGGTCCAGGCTTTGCTACTAACATATGGTCATCAGAGTCACTATGATCTTTCTTCTTGTTATCATGGTTCTCTCTGTAGTCCTTGCTTGATTCCTCTAAACTGGAATCTGAACCTTCACTTAAACAGTGGCCTGTCTCCCAAGGAGGATGGACATTATATGACCGCCgttttctccccctcctttttcttgCCTGGCGTTTCAGTGGACAAGCCAGACTTCGAGAGTGATCCCCTGGGTCTGCAAATCCTCCTCTGGCTTGTTCTGAACTCTCCTCCAGGGCCGAGACAAGATCATGAACAAGTTCCTCCATAGTTCGACTAAAATGCctataagttttaaaaaagaaaaaaaaagaaataatcaacctAAATAATTTAAGTTTATATGCCAATCAGGCCCTTTCTCTAGAATGAACTAAATACAACATTAAGTTATGTTTGtaaatctatttcattttccttgtcaGGGTTTGAAATACAGATTTTTGCACATTTACATATTTACTATGACTTAATTTTAAATTCCATTCTCTTATGATTTAAACAATTAACATTAAACAATAAAAGAACCACTTTAAAATAGATTAAAAGGGGCACAAGTGTAAAAGCTTCTAAGGTTGAGCATTTTCCCTCAACTAAACCACCTACATAATGGTAAAAATTCTGCTTTGTTAAATTCtcccttttctacttttttcttttctactgcCTATTACCTGAAGCCAACTTCTTACTATACTAGAGTTATCATCCTCCCTGCTCACCTCTGCTTCTTTACAGGTCAGGAAGAAGGCATAGCTTCCTCTACCCCTCTCTCCATATACTCCTTCCCCCATCTATCATGCACTACTGCAAATTGTTCATTGCTGTTATAAAGGGGCAAAGacttaacaactttttttttccttttgtacatAATCACATAAATCATATTTTGAAACAAATTATGTTCAAGTTGAATATATTTTCATTGGTCtaaaatgttgaattttttttcattgtgttttATAATCTGAAatctttcattttgaaaaatgctttgagACTTTAAAAACACTGCCTACTGAGCTGCAAAGAGTAAGGCTAAGTCATTCAAAAGTcaggaaagtgaaaaatggatAAGTATGTTTCTGGCAATATTACAAAgccaaataaatgatttttcctcCCTTAACTATTATCTGATACTTCTCATTATTACTATTAACACAGATATATAGGAATAGtttatagtgtttttttcttcattttgtttattgGAGAGCAGTCTGTCTACAAACACAATACTTCTCTTTGTAATAAATTCAGGTTGAAGTTATAGTGGTGcacaaagagaatttaaaatgtatataaattaataaacataGTTGCTTCTCAATTGTCTTCTGAAAAGCTAACTTCCTCTGTCTACATATCCTTAACTTACATCCTTAAGAAATAAGATATAGAAAGGGCATGTTACCTAGACttatttacttttcctttgaTGACACCTTTTCTTACTGGGTAAATGCGCAGTTTCAAATGGTAACATATTCATCAGTttcaacttaaaatatttttatagttctCAAGACCATAGCCTGAGAACAAGAAGAGAACTTATGGGACAGTAGGATATCTaatctaacctcttcattttaaggatgaggctACTCCAGCTGAgggagaataagtgacttgtcaaaggtcacagaGATATCAAGTAGAAAAATGAGAAGGTATTTTGGGGTTTCctgaaacaaccaaaaaaaaaaaaaagacaaaaccatTATCATCCGGGAGTAACGAGTTTTGctacttttaaaattctatccTATTAAAGGTTACTTGGTAATGTAAGATAAGCAGATTATGGCCAACAAAAGGCTGAAAGCAAAAATTTTCTCTAGGACCCCAATTCAATTGGGTAAAACAAATATCATATTTTTACCTGTCCCTTCTACCTCCCCAACtataagagacagagaggcagactaCAACAGGTCTGATGTAAGTTAAATGACAAAATGCTAACATAAAACTCAATTTATTACTATGTGAATCAAATTGTGTTCCTATTGAATATActgtaaatttgttatttttgagTTTCATAAgttaaaaatccaaaataaacttgaaaaatttttaaagaagcatTTTTATTGTCCAAATTGTGCACTCTTGGTTCCCATTTGAATGTCCACACTTAGGAAGATTCCTTCTAACAGTAAAGTATTATTATAGTCAGTAAATGTCAAGCTGCTTCAACAACATCTCTCAGGTTAAATTGGCATCTATTGGCCTGCCAGAAATAAAGTCATTATAAGAGAACATCACAAGATCAATAActcatttatttcatttgcttTGGCAGTTAGGTGGAAGCATCAGAAGGAGGCTATTATACTGAAACAACATTTTATCCTAAAGACATTTTCTCAAATAAGACTTTGTGATACAgttgataaaaaaggaaatctgaaaaaatatgaacattctaagttcaaatctatgtTTCTTCAATGTCTCCATTTCTGGCATTTCAAAATA
It includes:
- the GPATCH2 gene encoding G patch domain-containing protein 2 isoform X10, whose product is MFGREVQKKSKKTWLLHMLREKKNMHFSRTMEELVHDLVSALEESSEQARGGFADPGDHSRSLACPLKRQARKRRGRKRRSYNVHPPWETGHCLSEGSDSSLEESSKDYRENHDNKKKDHSDSDDHMLVAKPGPSSNLNNVRGKRPLWHESDLAIDNLGNRTLRRRRKVKRMAIDPPSEISNSLTLTQQHENRDQEMDNDCRPYQYQEFSKNKVKKRKLKITRQGPKIQEDGVVWESEELVQVNKDKMEYEEQKGSDEIMSESDSSSLSSTDAGLFTNDEGRQGDDEQSDWFYEKESGGACGITGVIPWWESEEATELGKELPDPVFQSILSGSFPLMSPSGKRGFQARLNHLHGIPSKNVKKTGGNSTAMVATSGPVSNKRMVHFSPDSHHHDHWFSPGTRTEHVQLQLLRDNRSERGHKKNCSVKTANRKYKMPTSDILTNNWSQVKAYIFQILASYFF
- the GPATCH2 gene encoding G patch domain-containing protein 2 isoform X11 — protein: MFGREVQKKSKKTWLLHMLREKKNMHFSRTMEELVHDLVSALEESSEQARGGFADPGDHSRSLACPLKRQARKRRGRKRRSYNVHPPWETGHCLSEGSDSSLEESSKDYRENHDNKKKDHSDSDDHMLVAKPGPSSNLNNVRGKRPLWHESDLAIDNLGNRTLRRRRKVKRMAIDPPSEISNSLTLTQQHENRDQEMDNDCRPYQYQEFSKNKVKKRKLKITRQGPKIQEDGVVWESEELVQVNKDKMEYEEQKGSDEIMSESDSSSLSSTDAGLFTNDEGRQGDDEQSDWFYEKESGGACGITGVIPWWESEEATELGKELPDPVFQSILSGSFPLMSPSGKRGFQARLNHLHGIPSKNVKKTGGNSTAMATNWTSEIPL
- the GPATCH2 gene encoding G patch domain-containing protein 2 isoform X12; protein product: MFRAAWSQPIEARATANRWHFSRTMEELVHDLVSALEESSEQARGGFADPGDHSRSLACPLKRQARKRRGRKRRSYNVHPPWETGHCLSEGSDSSLEESSKDYRENHDNKKKDHSDSDDHMLVAKPGPSSNLNNVRGKRPLWHESDLAIDNLGNRTLRRRRKVKRMAIDPPSEISNSLTLTQQHENRDQEMDNDCRPYQYQEFSKNKVKKRKLKITRQGPKIQEDGVVWESEELVQVNKDKMEYEEQKGSDEIMSESDSSSLSSTDAGLFTNDEGRQGDDEQSDWFYEKESGGACGITGVIPWWESEEATELGKELPDPVFQSILSGSFPLMSPSGKRGFQARLNHLHGIPSKNVKKTGGNSTAMATNWTSEIPL
- the GPATCH2 gene encoding G patch domain-containing protein 2 isoform X9 encodes the protein MFGREVQKKSKKTWLLHMLREKKNMHFSRTMEELVHDLVSALEESSEQARGGFADPGDHSRSLACPLKRQARKRRGRKRRSYNVHPPWETGHCLSEGSDSSLEESSKDYRENHDNKKKDHSDSDDHMLVAKPGPSSNLNNVRGKRPLWHESDLAIDNLGNRTLRRRRKVKRMAIDPPSEISNSLTLTQQHENRDQEMDNDCRPYQYQEFSKNKVKKRKLKITRQGPKIQEDGVVWESEELVQVNKDKMEYEEQKGSDEIMSESDSSSLSSTDAGLFTNDEGRQGDDEQSDWFYEKESGGACGITGVIPWWESEEATELGKELPDPVFQSILSGSFPLMSPSGKRGFQARLNHLHGIPSKNVKKTGGNSTAMVATSGPVSNKRMVHFSPDSHHHDHWFSPGTRTEHVQLQLLRDNRSERGHKKNCSVKTANRQTSMHLGSLCMGDIKRRRKAAPLPGPPGTVF